In one Mycoplasmopsis canis PG 14 genomic region, the following are encoded:
- a CDS encoding M13 family metallopeptidase, whose translation MKPSLKENYFEHINHEWLKEAKIPEDRSSIGSFVEMDIKLEKLLKETINNWYKNPKSLPEDKFMHEYIKFYSMVIDNDKREELGWSPVRNFLSKIEEISSFKQLFELDRDFWMNYSDLPFDIDIFEDFIDNSKKILWISNSTSSILPAKETYADEKESNRLIEAWKKMVFDLLIDYGKTKDEASDLVSKAVEYDLFYKDFLLSSVEQANFVSLYNLQKRENISKFSSKYNLFKIVDSIFKQEVQEGSVVNINFFNNFDNIFDESRFESFKAHMFIFNLLSVSSHLSEKIRLKANEFKKALYSIDKSRSLEDFAFDKTNSYFGMPLGMYYARTFFGEEAKKDVEHMVWSMIDIYKKRLEANTWLSKETIKKAIQKLSKMEIMVGYPEIIRPYYSEFKVKTYEEGGNIFENVKKFSKIMGEYKLSLYLKSEDKRYWSMSPATINAYYSPLKNHIVFPAAILSWPFYSLDRSSSANYGGIGAVIAHEISHGFDNNGSQFDEKGSLNNWWTDQDREEFKSRTKAAIELFDGRETKYGKVNGTLTVSENIADLGGFACALESAALEKDYSIEEFFKSWATIWRSIYKEGAAKRRLETDVHSPAEIRANVILANSEEFAKFYDINENNKMYVAPEKRVKIW comes from the coding sequence ATGAAACCAAGTTTAAAAGAGAATTATTTTGAACACATCAATCATGAATGACTAAAAGAAGCAAAAATCCCTGAAGACAGATCATCGATTGGATCTTTTGTTGAAATGGATATTAAATTAGAAAAACTTTTAAAAGAAACGATAAATAATTGATACAAAAATCCAAAGTCACTCCCTGAAGACAAATTTATGCATGAATATATCAAATTCTACTCAATGGTTATAGATAATGATAAAAGAGAAGAATTAGGTTGAAGCCCTGTAAGAAATTTTTTAAGCAAAATTGAAGAAATTAGTTCTTTCAAACAATTATTTGAATTAGATAGAGATTTTTGAATGAATTATTCTGATTTACCTTTTGATATTGATATATTTGAAGATTTTATTGATAATTCAAAAAAGATTTTATGAATATCAAATTCAACATCAAGTATTTTACCTGCAAAGGAAACTTACGCAGATGAAAAGGAATCTAATAGATTAATTGAAGCTTGAAAAAAGATGGTGTTTGATCTTTTAATAGACTATGGAAAAACAAAAGATGAAGCTAGTGATTTAGTATCTAAAGCCGTTGAATATGATTTATTTTACAAAGATTTTTTATTAAGTTCTGTTGAACAAGCTAACTTTGTTTCTTTATATAATTTGCAAAAAAGAGAGAATATCTCCAAGTTTTCATCAAAATATAATTTATTCAAGATAGTTGATTCAATCTTCAAACAAGAAGTTCAAGAAGGATCAGTTGTAAATATTAATTTCTTCAATAATTTTGACAATATTTTTGATGAATCTAGATTTGAATCTTTTAAAGCTCACATGTTTATTTTCAATTTATTAAGTGTATCTAGTCACTTAAGCGAAAAAATAAGATTAAAAGCGAATGAATTTAAAAAAGCTTTATATTCTATTGATAAATCAAGAAGTTTAGAAGATTTTGCATTCGATAAAACCAATTCATATTTCGGTATGCCTCTTGGTATGTATTATGCTAGAACATTTTTTGGCGAGGAAGCTAAAAAAGATGTAGAACACATGGTTTGAAGCATGATAGATATATACAAAAAACGTTTAGAAGCTAATACTTGATTGTCAAAAGAAACAATTAAAAAAGCGATTCAAAAACTATCAAAAATGGAAATTATGGTAGGTTATCCAGAAATAATCAGACCATACTATAGCGAGTTTAAGGTTAAAACTTATGAAGAAGGCGGAAATATTTTTGAAAACGTTAAAAAGTTTTCAAAAATAATGGGTGAATACAAGCTTTCTTTATATTTAAAAAGCGAGGACAAAAGATACTGAAGTATGTCGCCTGCAACAATAAATGCATATTATAGTCCGTTGAAAAACCATATTGTTTTCCCTGCCGCAATACTATCATGACCTTTTTATAGTTTAGATAGATCTTCATCAGCAAATTATGGAGGTATTGGTGCAGTTATTGCTCATGAAATATCACACGGATTCGATAATAATGGTTCTCAATTCGATGAAAAAGGTTCACTAAATAATTGATGAACTGATCAAGATAGAGAAGAGTTCAAGTCAAGAACAAAGGCAGCGATTGAATTATTTGATGGAAGAGAAACAAAATACGGTAAAGTAAATGGAACTCTTACAGTTTCAGAAAATATCGCTGACTTAGGAGGTTTTGCCTGCGCTTTAGAGTCAGCTGCCTTAGAAAAAGATTATTCAATTGAAGAATTCTTTAAATCATGAGCAACAATATGACGTTCTATATATAAAGAAGGCGCTGCTAAAAGAAGGCTAGAGACAGATGTTCATTCTCCAGCAGAAATTCGTGCTAACGTTATATTAGCCAATAGTGAAGAATTTGCTAAATTTTATGATATCAATGAGAACAATAAAATGTATGTAGCTCCAGAAAAAAGAGTAAAAATTTGATAA
- a CDS encoding MurR/RpiR family transcriptional regulator: protein MKARNQILEKEMIDKLKKIPKKGSTNAFLIDMIENQTEEFLSHNTISLSKALNVSQASISRFSKALDFSTFNELQIYVSKRFQHKKDYELTLIENKDLSLDDVISNIRSHYLFAVEKTIEWIRSHKELNIYIETLLKHRRVNIIFGIGESALVAKYFANNLRKIGFNAIFLDDVHDFFSFSQIMKEKMHVTVISKTCKTLEIKKILNYLESNDIIYSVWTKNQNISKYNKNILLIDSINQNYRIGTIGSKVSAFLVADIIFSFLSYKIDKNKTIFENIKNLVEDWNNLIPDKD, encoded by the coding sequence ATGAAAGCAAGAAATCAAATTTTAGAAAAAGAAATGATTGATAAATTAAAGAAAATTCCAAAAAAAGGTTCAACAAACGCTTTTTTAATTGATATGATAGAAAATCAAACGGAAGAATTTTTGTCTCATAATACCATTTCCTTGTCGAAAGCATTAAATGTAAGTCAAGCTTCAATTTCAAGATTTTCAAAAGCTCTTGACTTCTCTACATTTAATGAGCTGCAAATTTATGTATCTAAAAGATTTCAACATAAAAAAGATTATGAATTAACACTTATAGAAAATAAAGATTTATCATTGGATGATGTTATTTCAAATATAAGATCTCATTATTTATTTGCCGTCGAAAAAACAATAGAATGAATAAGATCACATAAAGAATTAAATATTTATATTGAAACATTATTAAAACACAGAAGAGTTAATATTATTTTTGGTATAGGAGAATCTGCTCTTGTTGCAAAATATTTTGCTAATAATCTAAGAAAAATTGGATTTAACGCAATTTTTCTAGATGATGTTCATGATTTTTTCTCTTTTAGTCAAATAATGAAAGAAAAAATGCATGTAACAGTTATTTCAAAGACATGTAAAACTTTAGAAATAAAAAAAATTCTAAATTACTTAGAATCTAATGATATTATTTACTCTGTCTGAACTAAAAATCAAAATATTTCAAAATATAACAAAAATATTCTTTTAATTGATAGTATTAATCAAAATTACAGAATTGGGACAATTGGGTCAAAAGTTTCCGCATTTCTTGTTGCTGATATTATATTTTCTTTTTTATCTTATAAAATCGATAAAAATAAAACTATTTTCGAAAATATAAAAAACCTTGTTGAAGATTGAAACAATTTAATTCCAGATAAAGATTAA
- a CDS encoding MAG0110 family membrane protein — translation MDLEINFEKERVKKVNFFWGIVFSIFALGILSFFGLLTGVLHIIKAYMNSNNEGIIRWTLLGIWFFGMLVLTFTKEKTNSPLWVNIFFLLFTILIWVAFFAAIVIFTLFRRVNIDPNSLLFIALIPVLIIGVGGLLSFFNVFNIARLSVLISAILVMVFITILISIFVYSAYFWVLILEVVLFGLITIFTFKRLKKDTENIYFSDISEIISRGIYYGTEFLKIYFNLLFIIFKIFGGSRK, via the coding sequence ATGGATTTAGAAATAAACTTTGAAAAAGAAAGGGTGAAAAAAGTTAACTTTTTCTGAGGAATAGTATTTAGTATTTTTGCTCTAGGTATTCTTTCGTTTTTTGGACTTCTTACAGGAGTTTTACATATAATTAAAGCTTATATGAATAGTAATAATGAAGGTATCATAAGGTGAACTTTGTTAGGGATATGATTTTTTGGAATGTTAGTTTTAACTTTTACAAAAGAGAAAACTAATTCTCCTCTGTGAGTTAATATATTTTTTCTTTTATTTACAATTCTTATTTGGGTAGCGTTTTTTGCGGCAATAGTCATTTTTACTTTATTTAGAAGAGTTAACATAGACCCAAATAGTCTACTGTTTATTGCCCTTATACCTGTGCTTATTATCGGTGTTGGAGGATTACTTTCTTTCTTTAATGTATTCAATATTGCTCGTTTGAGCGTTTTGATTAGTGCGATTTTAGTTATGGTGTTCATTACGATATTAATTTCAATTTTTGTTTATTCAGCTTATTTTTGAGTATTGATATTAGAAGTTGTATTGTTTGGTTTGATAACTATCTTTACATTTAAAAGACTTAAAAAAGATACTGAAAATATATATTTTTCAGATATTAGCGAAATAATTTCTAGAGGAATTTACTACGGAACTGAATTCCTTAAAATTTATTTTAATTTGTTATTTATTATTTTTAAAATTTTTGGAGGTTCTAGAAAATAA